A window of Kribbella sp. NBC_00382 genomic DNA:
TCGCGCCGTACTGCGGACGCTCCGTGCTCGAGGTGGGTGCGGGACTCGGCGAGTTCGCGGCCGAGTTCACCGGTCTGGACCGGTTAGTTGTCACCGACGCCGATCCGGGCGCGGTTTCCCTGCTGGACAAGCGTTTCAGCGACCGCCCCGAGGTCGAGGCCCGACAACTTGCTTTAGGCAATGACTTTGAACTGGCCGAGCCGGTCGAGTCGGTGATCGCGATCAACGTGCTCGAGCACATCGAGGACGACGCCGGCGCGCTGGCCGCGTTGGCGAAACTCGTCGTGCCCGGCGGGACCATCGTGTTGTGGGTGCCCGGGTACCAGCAGCTGTACGGCGAGTTCGACCGTCGCGTCGGGCACTTCCGCCGCTACACGCCGGCCACCGTCAGCGACGCCGTACTCCGGGCAGGCCTGACCGTGGAGGTCGCCAAGCCGGTCAACCTGCTGGGCGGAATCGCTTGGTGGGCAGCGGTCCGACGCGGCGGCAGCACCGCGCCCAATCCGAAGCTGGTGGCGGTCTACGACCGCGTTGTAGTACCGGTCACGCGGGCGGTCGAGCGTCGGGTGCGCGTTCCTTTCGGCCAAACCGTACTGTGCGTGGCACGTACTCCCGCAGCCACGTAGTGGTCATCACCCGCGCATAGTTGGCGCCGTAGACGAGCCCCGGCCCCTTCTTGCTCGTACCGTCTCCCCTGCGCCGCATGGTCATCGGCAACTCGACCACCCGAGCACCACTGGCCAGTACTCCGAGCAGCAGCTCCGACGACTGGTACTGCGGTTCGCGCAACGTCACCTTGCAGGCAAGGGCTGTCCGCATCGCGCGGAACCCGAACGACGTGTCGGTCAGGCGCCGACGCGTCAGGATCGACGCCAGCACAGCGAAAACGCGCACCCCCAGCCAGCGCAGCCGACTGTCCGCATCCTCGGCACCCAACCGTCGCGACCCGGTGACGAAGTCGGCCTTACCCTCCAGGATCGGCTGCAGCAACACGTCGAGCTCGTCGTTGTCGTACTGCCCGTCAGCGTCGGTAGTAGCGACGTACTCCGCTCCGCCCTGCCCCGCAAGGTGATAGCCAAGTCTCAAAGCTGCGCCTTGCCCACGGTTGCGCGGGGCAACACAAACGTAGGCACCGTGCGCTGCAGCGATCTCCGCCGTGTTGTCCTCAGCCCCGTCGACCACCACGAGCACATCGACCGGCATCCCCGCACAGGTCTTGGGCATGTTCGCCAGCACGGCGCCGATGCCACCAGCCTCGTTGTACGCAGCAATCACCACAACGACCGGCGCGAAAGCCACAACGCCATGCCTGGCCTGAAAATCGTCCAGCGCCTCCGAATCAGTCTGCTCCGGATAACTCCCCAGCGCCGGCCGAGCCTGATCCTTGCCGAGGATCGCTCGCAACCCGATAGCTCCGGCGAGCGGGAAGAACACCAACCCCGGCAACTGATAGCGCCAGGAGAACTCAAAGGCGGCCGACCCGAGCAAGAGGAGCACACCTGCTGCAGCCGGCAGGAGGGCAGCCGAGCGCAGCCTGGACTGCTTAGCTCGACCAACGCCGGCCACAGCGGCCAGGGCGATCAGTACGGCGAGTCCTAGCGCCAGACCCGACGTGTAGCCGCCGTTGAGCTGATAGGCGCGCAGTACAGCGGCCGGGCCGTGATTGACGTGTGGAGCTTGGCCACCCCACTCCCGCGACGCCTCAGCGGTGTGAGAGTCCTCGAGATTGGGATAGGTCAGCTGGAACTGCCACCGCTCGAGCGGTACGTCATCCGGCGAGGTGGTCCGGGTCGGCGCGAAGCCCTTGAGGAAGTCCTCGAAGGCAGCCCACG
This region includes:
- a CDS encoding class I SAM-dependent methyltransferase; translated protein: MQEHAGAFSNATGRALEQGGADQPRYRRYQRELIAPYCGRSVLEVGAGLGEFAAEFTGLDRLVVTDADPGAVSLLDKRFSDRPEVEARQLALGNDFELAEPVESVIAINVLEHIEDDAGALAALAKLVVPGGTIVLWVPGYQQLYGEFDRRVGHFRRYTPATVSDAVLRAGLTVEVAKPVNLLGGIAWWAAVRRGGSTAPNPKLVAVYDRVVVPVTRAVERRVRVPFGQTVLCVARTPAAT
- a CDS encoding glycosyltransferase family 2 protein: MRRALRTHWLLAIFLVAGLVLRVLATVAYRPAIIYTDSVQYLTNMKELRPDQLNPIGYDFVLKPLVDLGGLTGVVIVQHLAGLAMGVAIYALARRLTVYKWLAALAAAPILLDAYQVQIEQNIMAETTFDVLLVGVLWLLLGWGKPGWKRALAAGLLLGAAFVVRTIGITLIVTAVLYLVVVGSDWRRHRGRLVLRTAAALAGFALVAGSYIGYIHSETGKWAISGAENQVLYGRTAVVADCAKLPLNEGTKLFCPTEPLGQRLGVDKYAHNRYGDPNWPGPLPPGTTKQQLAQEFSALVIKHQPVDVAWAAFEDFLKGFAPTRTTSPDDVPLERWQFQLTYPNLEDSHTAEASREWGGQAPHVNHGPAAVLRAYQLNGGYTSGLALGLAVLIALAAVAGVGRAKQSRLRSAALLPAAAGVLLLLGSAAFEFSWRYQLPGLVFFPLAGAIGLRAILGKDQARPALGSYPEQTDSEALDDFQARHGVVAFAPVVVVIAAYNEAGGIGAVLANMPKTCAGMPVDVLVVVDGAEDNTAEIAAAHGAYVCVAPRNRGQGAALRLGYHLAGQGGAEYVATTDADGQYDNDELDVLLQPILEGKADFVTGSRRLGAEDADSRLRWLGVRVFAVLASILTRRRLTDTSFGFRAMRTALACKVTLREPQYQSSELLLGVLASGARVVELPMTMRRRGDGTSKKGPGLVYGANYARVMTTTWLREYVPRTVRFGRKERAPDARPPA